The genomic window TTAATAACTTTTAAACGGTTGAACATAGTGGTGCTTCGTTTCTGAAACAGTAATATTGGTACCGAATCTCATCGATTGGTACctatcttaaatatttttaaattttggaatcCAGCCTGTAAACTAAATATTTCCTAATCTTATTTGATTACAAAGTGTTAGGCcatgagaaattttttaacgGTGTAACCGtcgaaatttttcttatttcaaggCTCAGCACGATTGAATGAAGTCACTCCCTCAAAACGTCTGTAGAGGCATTGTTTCTAAGGTAAATAGAAGAAGCACGTAAGCCTGGATACGAATGCAGTTGTATGCCGTATTTTAAtggcaaatagtttttgtaaGCAGCTTTTTGTTGATATGAATGCATCGGAGAATGTCCTACAAATGGCTGACagcatttagaaacaaaaatttctataatttgatgtttcaAGTTGCAGTAGTTTCCAACCCATACCAACCGAACGatagtcacgcacaaatccaCGCGGCTCCAGTGGAACTTTACCTAATTATAACTAACTCAGCTTTTACATTCCAACAACAAGCATTGGGCCATAGCATATCCACTactaatcaataataatcgaaatcAAGACGATCGCAGAAAAATAAAtctaattattcaaaaattatatgtgtatgtatgttcttCCATTTATGCTTACTTTTATACTTGCAGATATGATACCGTATTTTACTTCGCAAGTCTTGCACAGAGACCAAAATTATTACCGGAACGCACTGAAGTCAAAGTGGCTATGGTCAGTATCTatcaaaatttgtaattattttgctATTATTTCTTGTTCAATgatattaaatacataattaGTGTCGAGGAATATGTAAAGACAAGAAAATGCTGTTGCCGGACTGCTCCGCTAATTCAAAAGAATTACAATCAATTTAGATTGGAATAAAGCTTGTCGTATCATAGGCTCGCGAGTTTCGTCAGTCGACCATTCCACTCCAAAGGAAACAGAATTGAGGTGGACTGGTAAACGTAACATAAAACAGAACCAAATATATGTCATGGCACCAATTTATTCATAAGCAATATGCATTAAAACGAACTAGTTTTAAAGGGCGAGAACTAGTTCCCACAACTGAATGCCCCACGGTCTCCGTCTCGCAAATAACCAAAATGCCGACCCATAATATCTCGTCAGACTTGGTAAATGGTTATGTGGAACCAGTGGTTGGCTACAAGCTTCAGACAACTACAGGGGAGAGAGCGGCGATTTCAGGAAAGGTAGTTtgttcctgtaagaacaaagacggcgaactggtgactgaaatccagagcaatcttaaattatggagggaacacttctcgaacctgttaaacagtggtagctgcgcatgtcacagagaatgtgaagatcccgataccccaatcgtcgacgacggaattgacgttccgctacccgaccatgacgaggtgagaataacgataatgcggctaaagaacaacaaagccgcgggcgccgacggactgccggctgagctattcaaacatggcggcgaggagctggtaaggcgcatgcatcagctcctatgcaaaatatggtcgaatgaaagcatgcctgccgattggaatttaagtgtgctctgcccaatccataagaagggcgatcctgcaatctgtgccaattaccgcgggataagtcttctaaatatcgcctataaggttctagcgagcgtattgtgtgaaaggctgaaacccaccgtcaaccaactgattggaccttatcagtgtggctttagacctggatatatatatacacaatacgccaaatcctggaaaagacccatgaaaggagaaccgACACagaccatcttttcgtcgatttcaaaactgcattcgacagtacggaaaggagttacttgtatgccgcgatgtctgaatttggtatccccgcaaaactaatacggctatgtaagatgacgttgctaaataccagcagcgccgacagaattggaaagggcctctccgagccgtttgataccaaacgaggtttcagacagggtgactcgctgtcttgtgacttctttaacctgatgttggagagcatcgtacgagccgcagaacttaatcgctcaggcacaatattttataagagcttacaattgctggcgtatgccatggcgcttggacgatgacaacatccgataaagcaacgcttggagtgttcgagagaaagattctgcgtaagatttttggacccttgcacattggcaacggcgaatatcgcaggtgatgTAACGATgacctgtatgagctttacgacgacatagacatagcgcagcgaataaagatccagtggctacgtaggctgggtcatgtcgtccgaatggatacaaacgctctggctttgaaagtatacgatgcggtaccagctggtggtagcagaggaagagggcggcctcctctgcgttggaaagatcaggtggagaaggacttggcttcacttggtgtgtccgattggcgccggttagcacgagaaagaaacgactggcgcgctttgttaaactcggacaaaatcgcgtaagcggttatcgcgccaattaggaAGAAGTTTACGGGGTTGTTTTTGGAGCTTTGTCAGTTGTCACATATTTATACTGGCTCAAatcatgaataaataaataattggtgtgGATTTTACTTCGCTGTACGGATTTACTTCGGATTTGTGAAACAGGGCTCCGACGCGGCAAAGTATGGAGATACCTCTAAATCACCGCCAACAGATCCCGCCAAAATCTACAGTAGTCTATGGGCTAATATGGAAGGAAACTTAGTTCCATGAAGTAAGAGGGCGAAAGCTGAGAGATAACAGGAGTAATATCGTTTCATGCTTAAGGCTGATTGTGGAAAGTTTGGAAGAAATGCGATCGTAAAACATCGAGTCACATGAGATGCAAAGGCGAAGGAGCAAATCAGATAATCCAACATATGCAGAGAAGTGGAGTAATTGTGTCTTCGAGTGGTCACCAGTTATGTTGGTTATAGAGAAAGATTTTAGCAACCACGAAAAAGGGCAGCTACCCTTTATCATGAAGTGAATTTCCACACTTGATTTAAAGAGGTTACTCCAAGGTGAAAATTGAGGATTGCAATCGTGACAGCCTTCAGCATAGGAGATGGAACATCAAATTACATACCAAGTTGCCTTTCGCCTAATCCTTTGGAGGTCACTGCACGACAAATTTATCCTCATTAATTAATTTGGCATGTTGCATCACAAAATGGTGCAATTCATCTACATATGTCacccaggcccgacgagagggggggagggggggatcgggtactttttcccccgggcccggagttctcagagggacccggactcgagattatacgtatttatatgaattagacattattggaaagggcccgcatttgcaattttcccccgagGGCCGggattttcccccgggcccggatatgctctctacggccctgatGTCACCCTACAGTGTTTCCCAATGAGTATCTTGGTCCATTGCAGAAATGACACCTCTGTCGAACGATAAATCATTCAGAAGTCTTAAATTACTTGTAAAGAGATTTTGTTTGTCCCAATTTCGTTGGCACTTTTCAACTACCTTTCGCAAGTGCTCCTCCAGAGTGCGATTTAATCTTTCGACcattccatccgatttcgagtGCAAGGGTGTTGTACGTGTTTTTTAAATCCCCATCTAGCAACGCTTCTCTTTAAATACTGCCGATTCGAAGTTTCTTCCTTGGTCTGGATGCAACTCAATAAATCCTTGAGTCACTCAGTTCTGCACAAAAACCTCAGTAGAGTTTACACTTTTGGCCATTTAGGTTTGAATCTctgtgaaaaaagaaaatgaagaacaagtttttctaatagcggtcacctctcggcaggcattggcataccgccgagtgtatttctgtcatgaaaaagctcctcataaaaaatatctgcgtcggcttaaaactgcagatTCTCCCATTTATGGAAaaagcacgccacaaataggaggagctcggccgaacctccaaaaaggatgtaagcgccaattatatatgtaatatatatgtaaaggTGAAATCACGAactataaaaatacttttaaaagaaattttgttttccgaTAATCCCGTGACAAGAAAGTGTGCGagtataatttttgtgtttggcagtttcgttgttgttgtagtagcataaacatgccctatatttacatacagggagtgctgctggagtgacagtagtaacgtagaaccgactgtcgtggaaccGTGTTTGGCAGTTTCAATTACGTTCGCTTACTCTTCCCCTTCACAAACAAGTGATTtcgattcctttttttttgtatattctcgTCGTTGACGTCACAGCGAATTAGGAAGGTGCAGTCTTGTCTTCTATCATTATTGGTTGTGTATGGGAACTACTAGGTAAACGTCAAACTGTTGGATACACGAATAAACCTAAGACGTATCTACCTATACAAGGTGATAGCAGTAGAATGGGTGATTTTTTTCTTACGCTACGGTGTTTCTTACGATGTTTTCAATGTCAAAGTGAACAAAGTCTCAAAACCTCATATGGCAATTACATTTATGGTTGAATtatattcgttttttattttatttgtagtgGCAAACGGCATCAGAATTCTTGGAACTCTATAAACAGCACAAAATATGGTTACCCCCTCCTCAAGTATATGAACTTTTGCgactttcaaatattaaaagtttACAAAACTTGACAAATTTCGCTTGCGTAAGAAGTAAACAAGGTACAAATCTACTTACACCGGTTTATTACAAGTGCTTGGACGCTGTGATTTTAGCTTTGCCTGGTaagacattttaaatttaaattctttactTAGTACaatctgcttgtttttttttactttaaggtgACGAAATGTACCCCACCAATCCCAATAAACCAATGAAAGTAATTGATTGTAGCAGTAAACAGCTATTAAATATGACAAAACAGCTCCATCGATTAGTTCTTTTCGACGTATATAACGGAAtagttcaaaaaaatattttcgcaacAGACGgtcatttaagtttttttacaaaaaataaactttagtatatagatatagatattttataaaaaattaacttattgGTGTGGGTATCAAGTTTATCGCGTTGTGGTGaatatattgggaggttgaattagttttaaaggtgacacacagatggcgctatttatcactatcccgttggcaatactgaatatatattcatgacaaagcctcatccccaggctttgtttatcagtatctgtcatttcgctgaagtataaacaaagcagtgttttcgtgctccgagtatgtcaactttcgtgccgtcgaaacgcaatttgtgggaagctttgcttttctgcttcaatttaaaaaaaaatacagcccaagcccgtgaattgctgcaggaggcctacccagaccatactccgtcgatttcaacatgtgagtactggtttcgacgattcaaaagtggtgattttcacaccgaagacaaggagcgtcttggccagcccaaaaagttcgaggacgcggaattgggggaattggtaaacgaggactcgtgccaaacccaagaagagcttgctgaatcattgggcgttgataaatcaaccgtttgcaagcgtctaaaagcgatgggaatgatccaaaagcaaggacattgggtcccgcaATAGCAAACTGagtattactataaaattaatactaacatgtttataaataaaaatattaatgaaaaaagttttttttttttttttaaagcttacatgataataaaattaaaagtaaactaagcaaacgcagcgctagcagcagaggctttcggctgTCTGGTGATGTACTATATGTTGAATCAGATACGATGGAGtagaaaaaagtttgttatacgtttttggaacaaaataaataaaagattcgaaaaaaatgaattatgcatttttggaacaaaactgatttttaattagaaaaagaaaataatagaataactttacaaatatatataacctcaaaaacaaaaatataatgttAAAAAAGCGTCACTCCTTTATTTTCACTGAATCCGTTAAGAACTGTTATTTCTCAAATGAGTACAATTTTCACCTACCATATATATGGACAACAGAAAAAACACTTCCATGAAAACAGCAAGACAAGCTGCTGTTATTGAAGCTTGAAAATCATTTCAAATTTATCGGTCTTGCACTATTAAGCATATTGTCGCGAGAAAGTACGTGAAGCTACTGGCAACAATAGCAAGCGAAtgagatataaaaaaaagaaacatgaaTTTGCCTTGATGCCAGATGGCGAGACAGAACTCGCCAGAAGATACGAgctgcaaaatataaaagttacGATAATAATTAAGCACATGTACTTAGTCTTggcataaattctgtgacaaattttacaatgcatgaGGCGAGacaaaattcgcagaaaaaagttccgttattttttattttgctcgtatgcattgtctactcagaaattatactaaatttcgtggcaaatttcgctagTTAACAATGGAGTAGGAAGCAAAGGACAATCGCTTTGCAGTGTTTGCATTACATAAATATGGTAAATGTGCAAgcgagatttacgaattgctgaaaaaatttaatatttcgagaatgtttctTCCCAAACGTCTGGAGAgaaaaacagaaagaaaaataagtggtcgccctcgcgtggttcgaaccagtgcagccttAAAAGCCGGTCGAGAAAGAAATCCCCTcagaaagcagaaaattacgtccagggaaatgaatttaTCTACCAAattcatgtcaagactaattcgAGATGATCTCTACATAAAGCCCTCCGGCGCTCAGctggtcatcttttgaaaacgcgcttgaagaaaattataccTGACAGATGCAAGCTGCTTCTTCGATGGCACGCGGTAGCAAGCAGCTTCCCAAATATTTCCCCTCAGGGCTGGTATCGAATCCAGCCCTGGACCAGAAGTATTCTACGTGCCATAAACgcctccacccgaactccacctcggttaggtgcaacaagTGGAACCACCTAAAGGCCTGTTCTGATCTTAAGTCTCATAGGGAGTGTTCCACACGGTATGtgaccacgtgttgctcccgccagcaggcgtctcTTGCCTCAACGGCTACAACCCCCCTCAAAGaccgccaccacaaccaatTTCTCCATGgaaaggagcctatcggagcatcACAACTCCCCCAATACACCCGATCCTCTTCCCTCCatctccaaccccagtgcggagacaaaccagcagctcttggccccctgcacagtctgctccgtgtgtcaaACCAGAATACCTCGGAACCTGGCATCAGtcaaatgcaattcttgcaatggctggagTCAAATtgggagatgttccggcctgcgcaccagcAGCGAGTGGACaactgactacgttgccccctgctgcagagctccgCAAGCGTCCCCcgtggcgcggccgcccaccaccatcaggccgcaagaACTACAGCGGAAtgcacagcaggtccaacgtaggcATCCACACAAGTCCCTCACCCCCCGTGCTACAACAGCCTTATCTAGAAGCTTTAAGCTTCTACAATACAAATGCCACGGACTCACGAATAAGGTCggcgagatagttgactttaaGAGCCGACACAGTACCCTAATAGCTGCTGTCCAAAAAACCAAGCTGCATTCATCAGACAACGTCACTCCACCCGGATTCTTCGTAATCGGGACGATTGCCAAGTCACAGTgtactttatttttaagaacCGGTTGACGTTGTCACTTGAATTAGGCAAAACCATCAAAAGGAAGAGACACGCTGTTGTTGTAAATCGATAACCTTTCTAGTTGGGATGACCAAGCTGCATTCATCAGACAACGTCACTCCACCCGGATTCTTCGTAATCGGGACAATTGCCAAGTCACAGTgtactttatttttaagaacCGGTTGACGTTGTCACTTGAATTAGGCAAAACCATCAAAAGGAAGAGACACGCTGTTGTTGTAAATCGATAACCTTTCTAGTTGGGATAATGGAacatcaaacaaaacaaaatacaaacatttcggttttacataattatttatatCCAAATCTATAGTGCATGTTCGtagatatataaaatatttgtaaattctGTAGCATTGCTACATTAAATTAACTTCGCAGTCACGTTGCATATTTTCACAGCGGTGACAAAGActttttccttgtttactcTTGCAATTCAAATATTCCTTGTGATCGGGAAATGACTCAATTGGTGATACGACTTCTTTAGATACATAACGAGAGTACTCAACTGCCAATAGAGTTTTAGATTCTGCTAAAAATAGAGAATTACAGATTGTGCAAAGACCATATCTAGTACTCTGATTTTCCGAATTTTGAATGATGCACTCTTTTCCCTCTGGATTTGGGTAATTATTTGGTGCTATTTTACTTCCTGTACGAAATATTGTTGAAACAGttgatttatagtttttttgtaGATCTTGTATAAATAATTCCGTTATGTCTTGCAAACTGTTTCCGCAACCGGATAATAGATCAGGCgatgtttttaatgttttcaaatttcttgCGCGTACATAAAGTATGACCTCTGATTGACTTAGATCCTTAAGCGGACGCATTAATTTTATGCCATTACCCAAACGGTCATCGAGGAACGCAACGTCCAAAGCAGCGTTATTCCCGTGACCAAGTACAATGCTTGAAAGCAGGTCAGCTGCAACATTTATGTTAATTGAAGGTATAAAAACATATCTACAATTTAGATACTGTGACACTGAAgctattaatttatttcgatGCATCCTTAGGAATTCTTTACGACTTGTAGTTGTCTGGATTCTGTAAAAATTGCTTGCAAATATTTTCTCCTTATCCGTTTCCCGTGCCAAGTACGAATCTATGTTATCAATATCGAATGGTTCCTGATCCTTACCACATCTTAAATTAATAACATAACTTTTGACTCCCTCTTGTTTGAAAAGAAATTCTTGCACAGTTTTTATATAGCTGCTATAATCAATCGCATTTAAGTTTTTGTTCGTCAGTTCGTAATCATCAATAAATAGTATTTTAAATTC from Anastrepha ludens isolate Willacy chromosome 5, idAnaLude1.1, whole genome shotgun sequence includes these protein-coding regions:
- the LOC128862834 gene encoding cytoplasmic tRNA 2-thiolation protein 2, whose translation is MCSLNDENFGDDGDADYMTPQTEKVLSEPKGICHKCGQDGEIYKLHFREAECKICFIQYVNHKFRATVGSSKLLPRNAVILLVFDGSAEAIVLLDMLQKAQIETNFKRLCCEFKILFIDDYELTNKNLNAIDYSSYIKTVQEFLFKQEGVKSYVINLRCGKDQEPFDIDNIDSYLARETDKEKIFASNFYRIQTTTSRKEFLRMHRNKLIASVSQYLNCRYVFIPSININVAADLLSSIVLGHGNNAALDVAFLDDRLGNGIKLMRPLKDLSQSEVILYVRARNLKTLKTSPDLLSGCGNSLQDITELFIQDLQKNYKSTVSTIFRTGSKIAPNNYPNPEGKECIIQNSENQSTRYGLCTICNSLFLAESKTLLAVEYSRYVSKEVVSPIESFPDHKEYLNCKSKQGKSLCHRCENMQRDCEVNLM